One segment of Triticum aestivum cultivar Chinese Spring chromosome 2A, IWGSC CS RefSeq v2.1, whole genome shotgun sequence DNA contains the following:
- the LOC123186017 gene encoding E3 ubiquitin-protein ligase RNF14, translating to MESPHGASPGEGGALSPSPEAVGMLHEMALRDSQQGEEPDLPDEQLRSNDQLQKDEMLAVEAIYGDNLNILGENSVPRYFQIYVYCEIPDGISVSAELRGVDDYPTKFSVEHLAPISLTCLMPPSYPSHHSPYFTLAVQWLDSVKISSLCDMLESLWAQQPGQEVVFEWVQWLQSSSLSHLGFDDGIVIRDSDSTMDHVDVRVVGGILSVEDVVQQLISYNEEQCQESFLQGFHVCMICFSEYKGIDFIKLPCRHYFCRNCMETYSRMHVKEGSVMKIVCPDNKCGGFVPPNLLKRLLGESDFERWERLILERTLDAMADVAYCPRCQTACLEDEDNAQCPKCLFSFCTRCRDRRHIGEKCLTPEEKLLSLQEREKVRHLNKGGTGPSKLVDELSSIKEILRSCVPCPHCGTGITRVSGCNHMLCKNCGKLFCYGCGKPLTPAHTSEQCRIDYEKRTAKVDLVDAVKELQKKLKVGGYKPHPCPNCHLITYKLGNNNHVFCEGCQVHHCALCRKVVRKSSEHYGPRGCKQHTVDPEVARARPKKNDDSQSESL from the exons ATGGAGAGTCCTCACGGCGCCTCCCCGGGAGAAGGCGGCGCCCTCTCGCCGTCGCCGGAGGCGGTGGGGATGCTGCACGAGATGGCGCTCCGGGACAGCCAGCAGGGGGAGGAGCCCGATCTGCCCGACGAGCAGCTGCGCTCCAACGACCAGCTCCAGAAAGACGAG ATGCTGGCAGTGGAGGCAATTTATGGAGACAATTTAAACATTCTTGGTGAAAATTCTGTACCACGGTATTTCCAG ATCTATGTATATTGCGAAATTCCAGATGGTATCAGTGTGTCCGCGGAACTCCGAGGTGTTGATGATTACCCAACCAAATTCAGTGTCGAGCACTTGGCTCCAATATCGCTGACATGCCTTATGCCTCCATCTTACCCAAGCCATCATTCTCCATACTTTACCCTCGCAGTACAATGGTTGGATAGTGTGAAGATTTCCTCCCTATGTGACATGCTCGAATCGCTCTGGGCGCAGCAACCTGGACAGGAAGTTGTTTTTGAGTGGGTCCAATGGCTGCAGAGCTCTTCGCTCTCTCATCTTGGTTTTGATGACGGAATAGTAATAAGGGATTCTGATAGTACGATGGATCATGTGGATGTTCGCGTTGTTGGAGGGATTCTGTCTGTAGAGGATGTTGTTCAACAGTTGATCAGCTACAATGAAGAGCAATGCCAAGAATCGTTTCTTCAGGGCTTTCATGTTTGCATGATCTGTTTCAGTGAGTACAAAG GCATCGACTTCATAAAACTTCCATGCCGTCATTACTTTTGCCGGAATTGCATGGAGACATACTCACGGATGCATGTGAAAGAAGGATCAGTCATGAAAATTGTGTGCCCTGACAACAAATGCGGAGGTTTTGTTCCTCCTAATCTACTAAAGAGGTTGCTCGGAGAGTCAGATTTTGAAAGGTGGGAAAGACTGATACTTGAAAGGACTCTAGACGCAATGGCTGATGTAGCCTACTGTCCAAGATGTCAGACAGCTTGCCTGGAAGATGAGGACAACGCCCAGTGCCCCAAGTGCCTCTTCAGCTTCTGCACCCGCTGCAGAGATCGTCGTCACATAGGGGAGAAATGCCTTACTCCAGAAGAAAAACTTCTCTCCTTGCAG GAACGTGAAAAGGTACGCCACTTAAACAAAGGCGGTACTGGACCTAGTAAATTGGTGGATGAATTATCTAGTATCAAGGAAATACTTCGTTCTTGTGTTCCATGTCCGCATTGTGGTACTGGCATCACACGTGTGTCAGGCTGCAACCATATGCTTTGTAAGAACTGTGGTAAGTTGTTCTGCTATGGCTGTGGCAAGCCACTAACTCCTGCTCATACAAG TGAACAATGCAGAATCGATTATGAGAAGCGGACAGCAAAGGTGGATTTGGTTGACGCTGTCAAAGAGCTACAGAAAAAACTGAAAGTGGGTGGATACAAACCGCATCCATGCCCGAATTGCCACCTGATAACTTACAAG CTGGGAAACAACAACCATGTCTTCTGCGAGGGATGCCAGGTTCATCATTGTGCTCTGTGCCGGAAGGTGGTGCGGAAGAGCTCGGAGCACTATGGCCCTCGAGGGTGCAAGCAGCACACTGTCGACCCCGAGGTTGCTCGGGCTAGACCAAAGAAGAACGATGACTCTCAATCAGAATCCTTGTGA